TCCTTGCCAGCCAATTTATCTGATTTTGTGTATGTACATTTTGTACCCGTTGATACGAATCTAATTGGAAAGTAAACTAGTCTAGAAATTCATATTTAAGGCGAATTTTTAGAGTACATTCACCGTGATTCAATACCATATCATCGGGGATTACTGCAAAAATTCGACCTAAATCTAAGTTTCTCAAGATTTATTTACTTTCCAATTAGTCTTATATCAGCAGTACACAAATCAGATAAATTAACTGGCAAAGAATGCTGAATAGATAACTGATACGCATAACAACATGAAAGAAATCTCATTATCATATTATGTATAGCGAGCAGCACCACGAGCAGCACCAGACCAAACGAATGAAACTAATACAGGGGCGTACGATTTAACATATATTTATTTAGTATTAGAAAATAGTAATAACGCAAAATATAAAGTAAATAATTCGAAAAGTGGTACCAACCTGTTGCACAGAATATTTACAAGAAAATTTTCTACACCATATTATATTACACATTTGCACTTAACGTGCTTATCAACACACAAATTTTAAAGTATTATTTTTCCGTATATCTTAACAAAATAGTCTGCACATATTGTCCTACCGCAGATAACCATGTTACTTTTATAtacattaataatttaaaagctGATAAACTTGTaccaatgaataaaaaataaacattaattATCAGTTCAAGTAACAATTGACTTGGTGGTaagttgaaacttttgaatttcttATATAGTTTAACGCAGTTATCATGTGTGATATTAAATTGAtgtatgatatacagggtgttcggccacccctaagaacaaattttaatggaagattctagaagccaaaataagacaaaaatcaaggatactaatttgttgatcgaggcttcgttaaaaagttatagaaacatttccgtccacacagtacattttcggtaaagaattttttttctcaaaagtacgtaggatttcgggggtatgtgtattcaccaaaaatgattgtaattgacccccgcgatcaaaaataatttttttaaaacgatttgaaatttttcgttttcgccgaaaaatttaagcacctaccccctatcgatttttcttaaaaattcctttttcatttttaataaatttggttagcgttgtacaattaaattttctaatacttttttgtacgtaCCTATGAACTCcacttgagaaaaaaatttcattgaaatatattcactattgtaggagttatggctgtttaaaaattggaccatttttatggtgtttttctcactttacgcggtcaaggaacaactttttcaatattgttagaatttctacatattctccactaaaatacgcgttgtttgcattttgaaaaattaaaatcgtacaaTCCGATCAGGAGTTATGAGGTTTCAATGATGCGCATGAAATTTGGTGGCCGAACACaataatttacaataatttataATTCTCAGTAAcatgattataattaaaaagCAGACAAGAAAAGTATTAGGGGAGTGGACTCACCCCCAGCATCTTCTCACGGCGCCTCTGTGATTTCTTTGAATCCTCCATTCTGCAAACTCGCGGTCCTTTGATGATGATTTCGTAGAATGACGCAGTCCTTCTAGGACTGCAATCGCTtctgaaataatataaaatatgttATAGATTATGGTTAAAAATATTCCCCGAGAAGATTGATTTCACTCATCGAACtataaaattattcaaattctaTTATTGACCGTTCATTTTGTTTTATTAAGGTAAGTCTGTTCGATTGGTTTCCATGaaagaaaaatctgaaaaacgtAGTGGCTTGACATCTTGACAAACGTTTCGCATCAGCGTGTCAAACATGAAATAAATAACTTGGCATGATAAATTACCGTACGTTTAAGGGCAGATTTCCCTTcgatataaaatgaaaattagaTGGGGTacgtaaaaatttaaattatacaggtTTACTTTGCacacaaaatttttaatatttacccTATTATGATTCTCGAATATATTTCTTACAACTAATCACTTAAATAAGCTACATTTTCTCCCATCGTCTTTGTTAATGTTTAAAATAATCTCAAATCACACTTTACCACTACGATCTAGGTTGAGAAAATCATGTTCTTGGTTAACCACAATTCTACAACCAGTTCTTTTCTGTGACGATAGCGAAACTATGTAGAAATTGTTAGAAAATTGATCTCTCCGAAGTGTATCGACGTTAAATTAAACGGGATTCGACCCAAAATATAATTATGCAACATTTAAGCATAGGAACAATAGATTTCGTTGGAATTGCGATCGAATATTTGTCTATTGGAAAATgataaatgttcaacttacgaggaaataattatttatcctGTTGCAAAACGGTCCGCTGTTGTTTCACGATGAACGAGCCAAGAAAACTTGGATTTCTAAAAAGTTATCGAAATATTTATGACCACAGGCTCTGCGACGTGGAAGGTAGTATTAcagaaaaattcaaatttctttATTCACGCTTTACGTAACttgtattaattaataaataattttcacccctgggaaaaattttaatggcagattctagaggccaaaataggacgaaaatcaagaatatcaatttattgatggaggctctgttaaaaagttattaattttttaagttccgcccgtactgaatttttttcttgaaaatgcacaggatttcgagggtatgtctattcaccaaaaattactgtatttgacccccgtaaccgatgaataatttttccagaacgatttgaaattttcgaatttaattgttaataactttttaacgaagcctccatcaagaaattggtattcttgattttcgtcctattttggcctctagaatcccccattaaaattttgtcccaggggtggccgaacaccctgtattataaaCTCGATTGGAGTTTCAGCAATCGCTACAGTTTACAAACATCCGGATGTTACTTACATTAGCGAATACATAAaggataaattttatttcgcgACATTGTCAAACGGTCGAAAAAACGCAAGAAGCAACTCGAGCATACATTTTTTTACCATCGACGACGAACTGATCTACCAGAATTTTTACAACGACTTTGGCCCTTTAAACATTGCTTGCTTATACAAGTAAGACTAGTACTTTTAAATTAAGCAATCCGTGaaatttttatatcttttaaatttgacaatttttttaaaataaactgcTAACAGATATTGCAGAAAGGTAAACAAAAAACTGCAGAGTCCGGCGAACAAGTGCAGAGAAATTGTGCATTACACGTCGCAACGGGATCACAAAAGAGCGAATTCCGCTTATTTGGTAGCTTCCTACGctgttttatatttaaataaaagccCCAGGGATGCTTACGACGCTCTATTCATGGGAGGCGATCTACCGATAAAACCGTTTCAAGATGCATCTATGGGTGCCTCGATTTATAATATACACATATTAGGTAAGAAATGTGATTCTTTCAAAACGAATAGTTTACTAGCAACCTATCGTCCTATCGCTTTTTGGGGGTACAGACTGTTTGAACGCGCTTAAAAAGGCAGCCAAATACGGTTTCTTTAATTTCGACGACTTTGATCTAATCGAATACGAGAAATACGCGGACATGCGAAACGGCGACTTGAACTGGATGGTACCGCAGAAGTTTCTAGCTTTCGTTGGTCCAAGCACGGAACCCTGCTCGTGTTATCACCCGCCCGAGTCTTACATTgactatttttttaaaaacgcCGTCACAACTGTCGTCAGACTGAATAAAAAAACGTACGATGCGTCCAGGTACGtgtataaatttttttaatttcgtaccCATCGCGCGGTGGCTAATTTCATAGATCTAGGTGGACAAAATGAAAGTATTGATGTTATCGAAACAGCCCCAAATCCTATttcatatacagagtgttcgaccacccctggggaaaatttttatgggagattctagaggcgaaaataagacgaaaatcaagaatatcaatttctcgactgaggcttcgttaaaaagttattaaaaaattaaattaaacaatttcaaatcgtgtagTCGGCTGTCGTCGTTGTTGTTGTCGTTATTATTACtactattatcattattattattattaatataaatataaatatgtatgaaaTACAAATAGTGACACAAAATTCATAAATATGTTTCTTAAGAAATTTGACCATCTAAATCGTTTGAATTGCCCACTGTACAtggatattataaataatatagttaTTTATATGGATATTTTTCAGATTCACCAAGGCAGGCATAATGCATTACGAAATGTTCATGCCGGACGGTACCGTTCCACCGAAAAGAATTTTGAATCAATTTTTATCGCTCAGCGAAAATACCGCCGGACCTATAGCAGTTCACTGCAAAGTAATTAATATTCGTCTActgtttttatacagggtgttcgaccaccccctgggacaaaattttaatgcgggattctagaggcaaaaataaggcgaaaatcaagaataccaatttcttgatggaggctccgttaaaaagttattaacaattaaattaaaaaatttcaaatcgttctggaaaaattattttcgtttgcgggggtcaattacaataatttttggtgaatagacatacccacgaaatcctgctcatttttgagaaaaaaattctgaacggtcggaacttgaaacgttaataactttttaacgaagcctccatgaacaaattggtattcttgattttcgtcctattttggcctctagaatctggcattaaaatttttcttaaactgtatttgttttgtttttcgTTTCAACGACTCAGGCTGGTCTAGGAAGAACAGGTTCGCTAATTGCGGCGTATTTGATAAAACATTACAAAATGACAGCCAGGGAAGCCATTGCTTGGATAAGGATTTGTCGACCCGGTTCCGTTATCGGGCACCAACAAACATGGTTGGAGAACATTGAAAAGAATTTGTTGAGCGCGGGTGAACAGTACAAGTAATTGgaatttttcacgaaaatgtaattattataagaaaaaatttatcgaaatcgACGTTAATTTAACAATTTCGAAAAGAATATATAGTAAAGTTCCGTTACTTTATtattgataaaaataaaataaatttttacaatgatgttatttaatttaatttattataaatacctATTTTCGATGTGGCTGCTAATGATGTATTTATGTTGCAGATTGAAGTACTATGGTGATGGTGATAGGACACTGCATCATAAGTGGGGAATATATTCAGTGGCAGAGAAAATCGACAGAAAAACGGACTGTTCTGACGAAGCTGGATACAGAGGTAAATATTTCTACGTGCATCTAGaacatatttaaataatatgcgTGTAAGAAATGATTTCGAGAACGTGGAatcaaaaaaaggaaaaaggcGAATATAGATTTACCTGATGCACAAAAGAAACGTAATTTTCATCGTCAGCTACGTATTTCTCTTATCTGTGGTCGATATCTTTGACCAATCGTAGATTTTAATAGACAGAAAACTGGAAAAGGGAATAAGATATGTTGACattcgaaatatttatttaacttcGATCGTGTATCTTTTTAATCAAAGGCAATGGAGAACATTAATTTTAGTCTAAGAAGACCTAgcatttttttaaaagaaatttttaatcatttcagAATCCTACAAATACGAGAATCTATCGATGGAGAAAACGAACAAGACGAAATTCACTCGAATTTTAGGTatatatttgattttaatattttcgtaaTTCTATATTTAATGCATAAATGTCGTCGAATTTGATCAAAAATGCAAATGAAAGATTGCAATTTGTTATCAGggaaatatttttgttaaatgacTGTAGCTCAGCTATTCGTTTGCAACaatatttcgtagtaatgtatcTTTTTAAAACTAAAAACTTCTATGCAAGTGATATtgtataattttgttaaaattctgGTAAAATATTAGATTACGGGTACATTGAGATCGAATTACTACCATGCAATATTTTAACCTATTATGTCGGAAGTTTATTATCATTATGTATACATACGCAGCATTAAGCAAGTAGAACTTGAAATTTTCATTGCGAGAATATCTTGGGATTCATTTTTAACCAGAAATGAAGAAAtaaaacgagagaacgaacggCATTCCATCTTATCCTGTGCACGTTTAGGCGGAAGAGACGCAATTGCGCAGTAGAGCTGCCAGGCTGCGCGCGCATCTACACTcgactataatttatttttcagtACACGATTTTAAATTCTACAATGGTTATTTGCctgaaaggaaaagaaaaaaatacgttatatatttttatgtttttatagAAATTGTCTCCCAACCTCGAaaagtttttatttataaaatattaagaaTACTTAATTG
This genomic window from Colletes latitarsis isolate SP2378_abdomen chromosome 8, iyColLati1, whole genome shotgun sequence contains:
- the LOC143344988 gene encoding dual specificity protein phosphatase CDC14A, yielding MTFGAEYKSSLMSQNVAVYKHPDVTYISEYIKDKFYFATLSNGRKNARSNSSIHFFTIDDELIYQNFYNDFGPLNIACLYKYCRKVNKKLQSPANKCREIVHYTSQRDHKRANSAYLVASYAVLYLNKSPRDAYDALFMGGDLPIKPFQDASMGASIYNIHILDCLNALKKAAKYGFFNFDDFDLIEYEKYADMRNGDLNWMVPQKFLAFVGPSTEPCSCYHPPESYIDYFFKNAVTTVVRLNKKTYDASRFTKAGIMHYEMFMPDGTVPPKRILNQFLSLSENTAGPIAVHCKAGLGRTGSLIAAYLIKHYKMTAREAIAWIRICRPGSVIGHQQTWLENIEKNLLSAGEQYKLKYYGDGDRTLHHKWGIYSVAEKIDRKTDCSDEAGYRESYKYENLSMEKTNKTKFTRILGKLKSIGGTEKELQIHRNNDPQTMTQGDRLNKIKMNRHKLSRGSESQESSIAYGLGSLKNSRKRK